Part of the Mangifera indica cultivar Alphonso chromosome 4, CATAS_Mindica_2.1, whole genome shotgun sequence genome, atttacaaattaaaatacacCATGTTTCACGAGGGAGCCAAGCACGGTTAGAGTTAAAGcttatttaatctaaaaaactGTCCAATTGTTTGATAAATTGTATTTTGAGGAAGATTATATTGATATCGCAGGATTCAGTGAAACGATAAAGAACTGCTGTGGCTTTGGTGGAAGGTATAATTTCAACTTGAAACAGGGGTGTGGAGCAAAGGAAGTGGCGAATGGGACAGAGGTGTTGCTGGGAAAGGCATGTGAGAAACCGGGAGAATATGTAGTTTGGGATGGAGTGCACTTCACTGAAGCAgctaacaaatttatttatgacaaTATAGTTAGTGGGGCTTATTCGGATCCTCCTACTCCTTTGGATATGGCTTGCCACAGAATGGGTTGAGCCGGcccttttttaaaatcatttctgTTCATGTCCATCTTCTCTTCTCTTGTTAGCAGTAGCATGCATGTTTTAGTTggacataattaataaaattttcttacttGTGTTCGATATAAACGTGGCTGCACCACTTTCATGCAATCACTCAGGTGGCTCTGTTCTTCAACACTAGACTTGAAAGAAACTGCAATCAACTATGAAAAATACcttccttaaaaaaaattaataataacttgtttactttaatgaaataaatgaagaaaagtATCATGAATATACAAGGCAATAATAtcatatcttatttttttcttttcggattggaaaactaacaatttttctaaggttaagttttaaaaagtttgctTTTTCCTTTAGGATATCAAACTTGAAATTTGACTACTTCCTTTAACAAAGGCTAATGATGAACATCCAGCGAAGTTTGGGGCCAATGATTGgagaaatagagaaaaaaatttaagatttagggggtcactttttaatattaattttcaaaataaaaaagattaataaaataaatatatatatatattttaatattattattaaataataattttatttttatattttaaaaattttttaaattgataaaatttaaattttttatccaccgtaaatatgtttttatagtTGAATTAAATCTTTGGTGAAAATTACTCTTTACCCTTTTGTTAAACCGAGCTCAAGTGATGGGCAAGGCCAGCCCACTGGGTTGCTATTCAGTGGCCAAACACCAGCGCTCGTAAGTCTAACGCAACGCAGCTAGATTAAGAAAATTGTAGTCCAAGTTGTGGCGGCAGCGGCACCGGCGGCAGCAGCAGCCGCCATAGAATATTGTTCTGATCTGTCAACTTTCAACTAATCAGAAGCCAATTGGAATTGGGATTAACGTCATCATCAGTCAATCAAAGGAGGGTCAAACTGACAATGTTACCCTCGGATTTTGATGAATTGAAGCacgttaataaataaataaataattaaataaatttacataagTTTTGTTCATATTAAACTAAAAGTCCAAGTGATTAGTGGCAATTCCTGTGGCGtgattaatgaatattaatggCCTAACAAACCTTGGTGTGTTAAAAGGAAAATACAGCACAGTattgttttaatgaaattagaaTTCTTAATGCACCTTCTATATATGATAAATCTGAAGTTaagataattaaatcaaaattaattaattaattaaatatatacgTAAACTCTTCCAGGAAAACTAATTAATACTAACTCAAACTGGGAGGGATATTGCTTCACAAAATCACTGGAGATCTTCTTCCCATACTTTGACAGTCTTTCTCACTTTTTTATTCCTCCGTTTCAACAATCCTACACACTCTTTTTCAGGTACGTTTTGTTGCACTTGTTTGACTCTTgcttttttcaattgttcattttctttcaatgcAAGCAACGACACTTCTTCTGGGGATTCGTATTTTTCTGGCTGGTGTTAGTTCGTTTGTCTCTTGATGATCCTGTcggtttttcaaaattgagtacATGTTTTTGTCTTGATTAGTAGAGTTAAGAGTTGCTTGTAGGGGATTCTGTGGAGCGTGCACATGATTGCCTGTGGTTTTGTTTATTCTGTGTTTGAGGAATTTCGGTTGTTTGGTCGGTTGAGTATAGATTTTTCAATTAGTTACTTCTCAAAGTCTTTCTTTGTGTACTGTGATACTATAATTATGATGTAgcttttttcatttgataacATGAATTTGGCTTGCTGGATTTAATTGAGAAGAGAGTAGGTGTGAGGTAGAGACGATGCTCAGAAGTTCCTCTGAAAGCCAGAAGATAGTAAATCGCGTGGCACGCAGGTTTAGTTCTTTTCGATGGCTTATTTTCACTAAAAGAGCCTTCTAATGTTTTtgcttctattttttatttttgggaagAACTGGTAATGGAATTTTCTATGTAGCTGGTTTAATATTGTTTCTTGTTGGCAGTTGGGCTAGTAGAAAACCAAATGAGAGTATGAAACTTATAGTAACAACATTTGTTGGAGTGGTTTTTGGCTTCTTAATAGGGGTATCTTTTTCCACATTGTCCCAAATTAAGGtccctaaattttttatttcttttattatactctttcatattttcccttttcttttggACGTTTATGTTTTTGTAATTGCAATTGAATGGACTTGAATTAGGCAGATGTGTACatctgtttatttatttgaatttggcAGTTGAATCTCCCATCCTCCCTTCTTCATAGCTTGgatttttggaattttgagGAACACAGGTCAGGCCTTTCAACCCAAGCAGGTTTGAATCCATTGGATTTGAAGAAGAATGATACAAATTCAGCTGGtaatagaaatttgaatgataagtCAAAGGTATGGTACCTTTCTTTACGATATCATTAGTATGATGTTTAGGTGACAGGTTTCACATGTCTTGAATATATTCCGCAATGGCTCTATATGCATTTCGGAGTTTTGTCTCCAGCCAGTTTCTAAAATGCTTGGTTGAGTTTAACACTTTACAATCAATAATTACATTGAAGATTCTTTCCCTGCTTTACAACAGAAAGTTATGTGGTTCATAAAATAGGGTTCTGGCATTCTTAGAAATTTGTTACTGCATGCATTGATGCATggattatttgattaatctgGCTTcaagtgtttaaattttgtttgtgaatTCATCACTGCATGCTTGGTATGTTTTATTATCAGGTCAGATAACATTTGTCAATCTTAAATAATATGTGTCTTGTTTTATAATCTACTAAAGAAATACTTCTAGATCATGTTCAGAATTTTTAGCCACTATTTTGAGCTTCCTTCCCAATTCTGCCACAGATTTGGGTCCCCACAAATCCTCAAGGTGCCGAAAGACTACCTCCAAAAATTGTTGAAGCTGAGTCAGATTTTTACTTGCACAGATTGTGGGGTAATCCTAATGAGGTAACAATCACTAGTTATGAAACGTATTGTTTATTTTCAGAGATTGTGGGACAATTCAGAGAAGCCAACTATGGTGATATCTGGATGTTTCTGAATATTAATGTTTTGCTGACATATATGCTGATAAAATTGGCATATCCAGGATTTGACGAGCAGACCAAAGTATCTTGTCACCTTCACGGTTGGTTTTGaccagaaaaaaaatattgatgcAGCAGTTAAAAAGGTTAGTGtctctttttcctctcttaGCCTTTTCTCTTTTAGATTCTGTGTGACACTAAATATCTGTCTCAAACAGTTCTCAGATAACTTTACAATTGTTCTATTTCATTATGATGGACGAACTACTGGATGGGATGAGTTTGAATGGTCAAAGAGGGCTATTCATGTGAGTGCTCGGAAGCAGGCTAAATGGTAAATGTTGCTACTTCACACATTTTTAAGTCATGACAATAATTTCTGATTTCACTGGTAGGCTTGAACATGCTTATGAGTATGAATGTTTTATgcttaaaatctcatttttctgGGATTTTGCGGAAGGTGGTATGCAAAGCGCTTTTTACATCCTGACATTGTGGCTGCATATGACTACATATTTATCTGGGATGAAGACCTGGGTGTTGAGCATTTCAATGCAGAAGAGTGAGTGTTGGATGCAACATAACTATTCCATTTATAGTTCAGTTGCCGTCTACTCAACtttgttatgttttatttatacaatttcaGATACCTAAAGCTAGTTAGGAAGAATGGTTTGGAGATTTCACAGCCCAGTGTGGATCCTCATAACTCGCCTTGGCAGATGACAAAGAGAAGATGCGAAAGTGAAGTTCACAAGTAGGAATAAAAGATGATTGTTCCATAATTCtcttaaatatagttttatcaaacgataaattaacttttgtttttatctctGCTGAATTCACAAGAGTGGTAGAAGAGAAAGAAGGCTACTGCTCTGATCCACTTAAACCCCCCTGTGCAGGGTATGCCAAGCattgaattttctaattttttacattttaactCTCCACTCTACTATTTCATAATTGGATAAATTATTTCATGCAGATTTGTTGAGATCATGGCTCCAGTATTTTCTAGAGATGCTTGGCGGTGTGTTTGGTATTTGATTCAGGTATTGAGACTAGTCAATGATTATGTTTTTAGCCTGTTGCCTAATTATtgccattttattaatttctctttGTAAAATGTAGAATGACCTAGTCCACGGGTGGGGTCTTGATTTTGCCATCCATAAGTGTGTTGAGGTTGGTGAACTGATTTGTCTTTCACTATTTTTCTCTATCTTGATTCATTTGCTGTTTGGCAAAGTTTCATTAAGCTAATTGATAAGTTTATTGAACTTTTTTCTTGACAATAGCCTGCCCATAAGAAGATGGGGGTTGTAGATTCTCAGTGGATTGTTCATCAAAAAGTTCCATCACTTGGGAACCAGGTAATTCGCAGCCTCCAATCCCTCCGTTTGTGTACAAACTGATGTAATAACATCTGATTCAGTGATgttaaaatgagagaaaaaataaataatcacattacTTAATTACAAGTTGTcacacaatttatttatttaaatttgtataatttatttatatccaaaattttattattgttataaaatgTTATGTGCACTGGGCTGAAATACTGaaccagattttttttttactttgggtAGGGAGAAACACAAAACGGGACGGCAGGATGGCGAGCGGTATGTGAAaggctttattattattattatgaaagtGGGCATGTTGATTTTATTGGTATTGATACAGAAacagccctttttttttttctgaaaaattgtGGTGATATTTCATTCTGGCAGGTAAGGGAGAGATGCAGACAAGAATGGAAAATACTCCGAAATCGGATGGAAGAGGCTGAAAAAACTTATTTTGAGGCTCTGGGAATTAGTCCTAACAATTCTACAGCTCATTAGGAAACATACATCCCTTCTCATCTCATCAATCCATGTACATGCTGGCTGTATACAACCCAATCCTCATATAGTGTTTAGGGTTTTATCCAGTATAATTCCAATATTATTGTTAGCATGTaccattatttaatttaataatcatcAGTTTCATGTGTTAAGAAATGAGATGACAATATTTGgaggaaattgtttttttttttttttatattatagggATCAAActtacattttattatatataaacaaatataatgataatgtcgataaaaatgataaaatttatattaattaaaaacgaTAATTTTTGGTTGGTTGACCTTATAATTTTAGGATTGATATGTGTTGATATGTATACATTATTGCAAtttgcaaaaattttaaattaacctcttgtttaaatttatttataagaaatcgtgaaaatcattagaaataattaaaatttatctatgATAACCAACACCCAACCAACTACacttaaataatcaaattcatataaccaaatattaaataagtaaaatgcaataattaagcaaataaatataaatttggaaaaagtgtataatttaaggtttttttagTTTGTAAATTTCCTAGTCAACAAACAAATTATTCGTGTTAacatataaagattttttttttattttttatgggtttttgaagacaaagaagaagatggGGCTCTCAAATTTTCCTAGAGCAGCTGAAGGAGTGCTACCAGTGCTAGTAATGAAATGAAAAACATGGTGAGATCTGTGATTCAAGTGATGGGTGGTTCACGGAGTAATCCTAAAAGAAATGATGGGTGGTGTAACTGTAAGTCTCAACAGAattcaagagaaagaagaaaatcaatAGAATCTTTGTGTGCCAATGGCaagaaataacaataataataacaacagtTCAACTCtttgtgtttattattaatCTGAAAACTGAGAAAACATTGTTTTAAAatctttattatcaaaaatgtcTCTTCAGTAAACAATCAATTTAGTTATTGCCCATCACCCGAATTAGGAAAACCATCATCATTTTGACATGGATTTCATTGTTGAAGGGCAGCCATTGGATATTTCGGTTAGCAATGTTTGACATCACAAAGAGCTGGACTTTGAGGGTTAATAGGCAAAAAACCAAAATGTTCCGAAGACTCCAACTCTAAAGAAGAATCCACAACGAACAAGTGGGGGAACCAACTATATAAAGTAAAATGTTCTTTTTCTCACCCAGGATTTGGGCTGATCACAAGTTGGTATCCCTTCAATGCTTGAATTCCAAATATCCATTCAATTAGTATCTTTTCGCTTTTGTTCATTTTCCTTTTCGATTTTGAATGTAACTGTTGACAATCAAATTAGATTCAACACAAATCACACTAGTGAAAATGCAATTTTATTGGATTACATCGATCAAAGTGCGGTCTGGTGCTCATAATCAcaccaattaatatataattttaccaaATTACATTCTACTTAAAGGGGATACTAActgtatcatatatttttaaatataattcaatttaaaatatatcaatcaaGATGTGATCTAGTAATCAAAATTACATTAGTTAAACTGTGAATCAACAATTTAGGCCTAATTACATCAGTTTAGTATTTTAGTCAAATAACACTTTCCCAATAATGATACAGTGATTCATTGCTAaccaagtcttttttttttcaaaattttggatttttttattagggtttcaaaaactaaaatgacTTTTACTGTAGTTCTTTTTCTATTCGAGTTGCGATTTGGGTGAGAGCTTATGGTTTATCTATTCAAAGAGTGAAAACTTGTGGTTTCACCAAATTTTGAGTGGAATATAGTAATTTACAAGATCAATAGTCATTTGGCAAGCTGTGTACCCAGAGCTGCACCCTGGGTCCTGAAGCTACttagatatattatcatttgcaGCAAACCCTTAGATAAAAAAAGGTTCTGAATTCTTGTCTCAAATTGAATTACTGTATCTTGTTTCAAGTTAAAATCAGATTAGAAGATGGTCTTGATCCcattataaaacatatatttagcgGATATCTTAATGAACAGTCTGTtgtgaaatataataaatactcTGGCACATAGGAGGAAAAGGGGAGGAGAAAGCATGAACAAAATTCAAGTTAACCCTATGTGGTTATTAAAGAAATCAATGACAATTCAAATGTTACAAAAGGAGCTTTGATACCTTATTTAGCATGGAAATTGTGTATTCATACACAAATTAACCATGATTAATATCACCTAGATTATTGATGGCTCAATTCTATAACCTTCTGTAATCAGAATTTCTCAGGCATCAGCTTGAATAATTGATGGTCTTGCTTGCCAGAAACTTGTTATGCTTTAGCTTAATAAACTCCTCGGCTTCTGCGTCAACATCTTCATCGACTTTATGATTATGATAATTGGCCTTAGCATGATGAACTGGAGCTTCTTCGTAGTACTGCATCTCATCAGGAACTTGCTCGTACCGCTTCACTCGATTCCCCCTTGGATTCACTAGTACAAAACCCCCATACTCTTCGTTGAATGACTCATTACCATAAGAATACTGCCCTTCAGGAAGTCTCCGTGGTGGTGATTTTATGGTTGGATAAACTGGCAAAGCAACTGGTATGAAACCCCCATACTTATCATTGAGTATCTCATCATCACAAGGACACTGATGAGCTTCAGGATTCTTATTTGGCTTTTGAATGACTGGATAAACCGGCAAAGCAATTGGGGTATCCCAATTCTGATACGAGTTCATTTGATGGTGTTTGTGATGATTCTGAGGGCTCCTGTGAAACATTTTGGGTAACTTTTCTATTGCCTTGTTCTGGAAGTTACAGGCTCTGAAACTTAGATGGTTGTATCTTAGATATTGCTATCACAATGAACTGCACTTTATAGTTGAAGTTGTCAGTTTTGAATGAAGAATGGAATCTGATACCCTCTTCTTTATTAGTCATCAAACATGATCTCCATTCAATTTTGTGGACTGGAATCACGTGTGgacaaattaaattcatatatgatTTGCTGCTAGTTATCTTATCGGGGAATAAGAATATTTTGAAAGCAATTTCTACTTTATTTATTCTCAATGCGaatatctaatataaatttgataacttCGTAGaagaaacattttttaaaacatcaaTCTCATTCTGTAAAATATCTCTTGTTTAACCATTTCGATcactattaaaatatcattcattttCGATACATAATCTAACATTTTGACATAACAGTTAAATAATATGACCGTCTAAACTCGCTTGGCTTTCAATGGACCTTTTGGGATCTTACTCAGAACCTTCCCATCAAAAACTGCATACTGTTTCTTAATCTCGGTCGTTGCCTTCTCAGCTAAGGGGTCAATCTTGTCTTCAAACTTCTCATAAAGAACAGGCACCGTGTGCAGCAAAACAAATGCTGTATTTATGAATCAAAGGTTAAAGGTCGGCATCTTATGTAATAAACAGTTATAACGATAAGCACACAGAGAGCTCCCGTTGTACTTACATATATAAAACAGGGTTAAGAAGTTGCACCAACTCCCCACAATAGACAAGACCCACAAGGCTGCTATAACCTGACATCCAGAATATACGAAGAAGTCTAAATTTAGAAATCAACAATGATAGAACAAAATGGTTTTAGAAaggagaaaattataatataagaacTTCTCAAAATGTATAATCGAATAGAAATCATCAAGGATAGATGATAGACATACCATGAGAAACTTCTTTAAATCTCTTCCAGATGCAATACTGTGCAATATTGCCAAAGCCCTGTTGATCTCAATTGTCAATGCCGAAGCAAACTGTAGAAATGGCTCCTCAGGAAGATGAACTTCAGGGATACGAGGTTGAGCCCTACAAACAGAAGTAAAGTGTTAGTTTGTTTAATTAAGTGAGAGAAGTTAGAATATATCTAAGTAATTAATCAATATCTGCAAAGCAGAAGGATTGAAGAGCCAAAAGCTTACTTATTGATAAAGCTGTGAGCATTGAGTGTCACATCCGTCAGCCCAGGTATCCAGCTCTAAAATTGAAGTTAAATGCATGGGGTTGGTTCAATTTCATCCTGTCATGCCAATTATGTCCTTAGCAATGCCATGGCTCTGGATTCCTTTGATGGATATCACCTccccttttttcttctttttttaatattgattaaaataatttatttttttatttatatataatcatttttttctattatacatatatagtttaaaacataaaatatttaaaatatccatAAGTTTTATACTCATCCAATCAAATATAAACTCActcaatcaaaatataaaatttactcaCTTACCTAACTACAACTAAAGTATGCaatgaaatgagataaaaatgtaaaaatttctgaTAATTTTGATAGTGAAAAGATTGGTTAATTGGTCAAGCATCCAATccatcaatttatttttaaataattaattggctaaccaatttatttttaaaaattgataaatcaaCCAGCAAACCAATCtcacattttataattttttttttaaaaacaaaattaacttaaaaagtaattatatttatataataaaaaaattatatatataaaagatgaaataaatggttattttaattaatatccagtCTTGTTTTTCTGTTTGTGTGTGAAATAGATAAAATTAGTTTTGGGGGACACTTTGTTGTCCACTGGATGATGGAATTAGAAGGGAAGTAATCATTTTTAAACAATACATTCTGTCTCATACAGATGCTGATAAAACTACTTCTTGATTCCAGAAAATAGTTTGCTGCTTCAATCTCCAAAGGATACATGAAGTAGAAGCATATCAAAATAATGTGATATTAAAAGATaccttttttaatataatatcaaaagctaagtattaaaaataatgctatatccaaaaataatgatcgatatattattttaccgaTGGGGTAGGATTcgcattttaaaatattaatgaaatatttgtgAATACAACATCGTAGAATCATAAAAGATATATGATCACAAATGTTACATGATTTGCgaatatatttacataattaaaaggagttttatgatattttttattttaaaaatcacataGTTGTAAAGAATTTTATGACTTTTCTCCTTCAAAAGTTACATGGTTGATTGCGTCAAGAGTAGATTACTTCGATTTGgttcaaacaaaatatatttgtacATTTTTTTTTGAAGTGGGTTGGCTCTATTTTATTCGTGGGTTTTAGTGTTAAGTCTCAACAAGTGATATTAGAGTGAGatttatgaattttgaaaagagTTTATTTGCAATCAAGAGTTTGAGGctgaatttaagataaaagcATTTTTAAAAAGATCAAAGATAGAGGTTTTTCCATATTTTGCACATGTTATTAAAGTAGTTGAAGATTTAAGTTAATAGACGAGGTGTTGGAATTGTGgcttaaattttgtttcataCCACCTAACTATGAAAAGTTGTAGAGAGTTTTATGTCTCCAAACATTATTTGTTTAGAAGATTTGTGAGGAGTTTCCCCTGTATAAATAAGGTAATCTCAAATGATAAAAGACACAAATAGAACAGTGTAAGATTACTAGAAGGTATAATAAGACTTTTTAGAATTCAATAGTTGAagataattttgtgatttttgtcattctataatcacaaaattgtaaataaggGTACAATTGAACCGAGCTAAGTTGAGTATTGACTAATTCGAGCTCGAGTTCACTAAGCTAATGAAATCTCTTAAAACAAACTTagttaactcaaacttaattaaaacaatatttttaaccctttaaatttcaaatcattacATTTTAACttcataacttatatatttatcaaatatagata contains:
- the LOC123213826 gene encoding uncharacterized protein LOC123213826 → MLRSSSESQKIVNRVARSWASRKPNESMKLIVTTFVGVVFGFLIGLNLPSSLLHSLDFWNFEEHRSGLSTQAGLNPLDLKKNDTNSAGNRNLNDKSKIWVPTNPQGAERLPPKIVEAESDFYLHRLWGNPNEDLTSRPKYLVTFTVGFDQKKNIDAAVKKFSDNFTIVLFHYDGRTTGWDEFEWSKRAIHVSARKQAKWWYAKRFLHPDIVAAYDYIFIWDEDLGVEHFNAEEYLKLVRKNGLEISQPSVDPHNSPWQMTKRRCESEVHKVVEEKEGYCSDPLKPPCAGFVEIMAPVFSRDAWRCVWYLIQNDLVHGWGLDFAIHKCVEPAHKKMGVVDSQWIVHQKVPSLGNQGETQNGTAGWRAVRERCRQEWKILRNRMEEAEKTYFEALGISPNNSTAH
- the LOC123214342 gene encoding reticulon-like protein B5 codes for the protein MYPLEIEAANYFLESRSSFISICMRQNSWIPGLTDVTLNAHSFINKAQPRIPEVHLPEEPFLQFASALTIEINRALAILHSIASGRDLKKFLMVIAALWVLSIVGSWCNFLTLFYISFVLLHTVPVLYEKFEDKIDPLAEKATTEIKKQYAVFDGKVLSKIPKGPLKAKRV